Sequence from the Bacillus thuringiensis genome:
CACAGGAGAAAGACCACGCCAGTCTTCTTCCGGTATATATGGAGGATTTGAAACAACAACATCTAACTTTTGACCTGTTTTATAAAATGGTGATAATAAATCACCGTGATAGAACGTTACTTCTGCACCCAAAGTTTTTGCATTTTCTTTTGCAACTTCAATCGACTCCTGCGCAATATCTACCGTATACACATGAAGATTTTTATTTTCTAAAGCAAGTGTAATCGAAATCGCTCCGCTACCCGTACCGATATCTGCTACATGTAGTTTCTCATCACCAAAATGGCGCTCGATTCTTTCTAATACTCCTACTATAAGCTCTTCTGTTTCCGGTCTTGGTATTAATACTTCTTCATTCACAAAGAACGATCGTCCATAAAACATTTCATAACCAATCATATATTGAATCGGAATACCTTCTACATGCTTGTGGATAAACTCTGTAAAACTTGTTTCTTGTTCAA
This genomic interval carries:
- the prmC gene encoding peptide chain release factor N(5)-glutamine methyltransferase encodes the protein MRVYEALKWASSFLQENGRDENAGEIVLCHVLKVNRTGLLMNMREEITVEQETSFTEFIHKHVEGIPIQYMIGYEMFYGRSFFVNEEVLIPRPETEELIVGVLERIERHFGDEKLHVADIGTGSGAISITLALENKNLHVYTVDIAQESIEVAKENAKTLGAEVTFYHGDLLSPFYKTGQKLDVVVSNPPYIPEEDWRGLSPVVKEHEPKRALVGGEDGLDFYRRFMEELPNVLQKKAIVAFEIGVGQGEDVKGLLQQAFPHAHVEVVFDINGKDRMVFAEME